The DNA region GCAAAAGAGGAATAGGATATCCTAAACAGCGAGGGTCTTCAGCCACAACGGTTAGAGGTGCAAGCAGTTCACTTACGTCACCCTCAGTCAGGTACTCCATGATATCACAGCGAAAAACACGAAAACTCTCTTTGCACAACTTAACAAGTGCTATGTCACCATACAAGCTCTGATCTTTATCTGCTTCTCTTACTGGATGAAAAACCCATAGGTCGTAAGGGGAAAGAATACTCGTAGTAGCTATAAGATCTCTGCCTTTTTCGTCTTGAAGAGAAGGAGAATTTTTGCTAATAGCTAACAGCGTAATCCTTTCTTTTTCGCATTTTTCATATAAAGCCACCCGAAACTTCCGTTCCCCACCGAAATAGCCGCCGCCATCAAGCAAAAGGTAATTACTACGAGGATCGCTATGCTCGTAGTATGAAAAGTTGGTTTCGCCTTGAAAAAGATCGAGCCCCATTTGACTTTCTAACTCGATCCTTACGTCTGTGAGGAAATTACTACGAGTATGCGCATCGCCAACCACAGTGCATACCCTTTCACGGTAACCCCAGTCAACATCCCGTTCTTTTACTGAGGCATAGGCAACTCGCATGAGGTAGATTCCCCAGTTATTTGCTCTCTTAAGCGTCCTTGTAGAACAATCGACAGCAATAAATCTTCCAGAAAAGGTGCTCATTTTCTTTAAGGGCTTTATTAAAGACGCGTCTGGTTTGGCGGCTATCACTGGTTCCTCTCTTATCTCAGTTACGCTGGTAACTCTTCCTTTGTCAAGGTACCCCTTGAGTTTCTTTTCCATTTCGTCCAAATCCAATCTTATTACATTGTTCACTTGCGACCGTTCCTCATCGTGTTGCTTATGTTGCAAAATTTTTCATTAAAATAGTTGTTTGTTTTTGTTAATTATCTTTTTTGTAGGAAAATATTCAAGGTTATAGTATCTTTTGTTTAAGTGCGGCTTGAGGAACACTCAGCACCAGTTTATATTTTAAGCTGTTGGCTGCTCCCGTTTTCATGAGTATTCCTTTAGTTGTTAACCTTGTAAGATAAGTTGCCACGGTACTGAGGCATATAGGCTCTTTAAATTCTTGTTCGTAAACAGTTTGGATATCTTTTGAGGAGAACCACACAATAGGAAAATGCTTCTGAATTAACGTACGAACTTTTTCATATTTAGTGAGCCCGTTGCCAATACCTGCCGGATTGCTGCTTGGATTGGCTGGCTCGGTTGGCATCCCGCCTAACAGTTCCACCAAATCTAGAAGCCGCTGGGCCTTCTCTCTAGTTATTTGTCCCTCGAAGGCTACAGCATACTTGTTGCCTTCACTATCGAACACTTCAACGCGTATTTTTCTTGCAGGCATTGGTAGCATGCACCACATGTGGTGTTCACAGTTTAACAATTCACAAGTTATAGGTGTTATGGTTAAAATGAAAAAAGAAAAAGTCATTTAAAGGAGGTAAATAGGGAAAAAAAAGGATATTTTCATTTCTTTTAGCTTTACAGGTTTCACAAAGTTTCAAAATAGTGAAAACGGTAAAGAATGTAGGGGAAGTGTTGTTTTCCAGTGGAAGGATAGAGGTGGTTTATTCACAAAGCAGAAACATAAAAAAGTAAATATTTTATGAATAGAGACTGAAAAAGCTGCATTATTAAGTTAATTTCACAATACTTTCACAAAACTGTGAAGAATAAGCGTAAAACAAAGGAAAACAATCTTAAGTCTACACATCAACAAACGGCATGAGAGGATTTATCTTGTTTAGTAGAGTTTACTACTCTTAAGCAATAACTTACTGACACCCCTCTGTTTCCTTTGGAATGCATTACTGTGGGTTTGAAAAAACTTGTGCTAAAATAAAATTTTTAAGTTGTTATTTAAAATGTTTAATAATAATGATTATAATTCTTTTTTACATTTCATCTTTCAGAGTATATTTCTTTTCTTGAAGAAATCAACATTACTTATTAAAAATAAATCAGATTTCCACTGGAAACTTTGGGGTGACTGTGTAAAACACACATATTTATTTTAGCGCCATCTTTAATTTTTAGAAATGTTATTGTTTAATTTAGTTTTTTGTACGGTAGAGCTTATTTTCTCCACTGGAAAATGGGGCTTTACCTTTGAAACAGTGTGAGGGGATGAAATGGACGAAGCAGACATACTTGACAGCGTATTCCAAAAATTTGTTACGAACGCAAAAATCTTTAAGGACAGAGAAGTGCTACGCCACGACTATCTGCCAAATAGACTGCCTCACCGAGAAGAACAGATCCGGCGGCTTGGGGAAACCGTAGCTCCTGTTCTTAAAGGAGCAAGAAGTTCCAACGTTTTAATCTATGGAAAAACGGGAACAGGGAAGACAGCCGTAACAAAATATGTGCTTAGCCATCTTGAAGTTAAGGCTAAGGAATTTCATGCCCCTGCAAGATTTTGTTACTTGAATTGCAGAATGGCGGGTTCAGAGTATCGTATTTTTGCTGCGTTATGCCAAAGTGTGGGCGTAGCTGTTCCTTTTACTGGTCTTTCTGTTGGGGAAGTTTTTGATAGATTTAAGAATGGCTTGGATGCCTCGGGGATAATGTTAATTATAGTTCTGGATGAGGTTGACACTTTAATAAAGGCGCATGGTGACAGTGTTCTTTACGAGTTAACACGAATAAATGAAACGTTAACTAAAAGTAAAGTATCAATTGTTGGCATATCTAATGATCTTCGGTTGAAGGAGTATCTTGACCCTCGCGTTTTAAGCTCACTTAGTGAAGAAGAAATTGTTTTCAAACCATACGATGCAAGTGAACTGCGAAACGTTCTGTTTGAACGTTCAAAGCTGGCGTTTTTTGACAATGTCCTATCAGATGCAGCATTAAGTCTCTGTGCTGCTTTGGCAGCTGCAGAACACGGTGACGCTAGGCGTGCGTTGGATTTGTTGCGTGTTGCCGGAGAAATTGCAGAAAGACAAGGTGCAATGGTAGTCGTTGAGGATCATGTTAGGGAGGCAGAGAAAAGCATCGAGCATAACCGTGTGGTTGAAACTCTTAAGAATTTAACTTTGCATTCTAAATTGGTGCTTTTGAGTGTTTACCATTTAACTAAAGTAGACGCTCAGCGTGCGATAACTGGTGAAATATATGATGTTTACAGTGAACTCTGCGGGGAGCTAGGGCTTGCGCCATTGACACAACGACGTTTAGGCACACTGGTAAGCGAACTGGATTCTATGGGCTTGTTAAACACCAAGGTCGTAAGTATGGGAAGATATGGACGCACAAAAAAGATTAGATTAGAGATAGCCCGCAGTAGTATTAGAGATGTTTTTGCTAATGACGGTAGGCTCGGGCGATTGGTTGAATATGAAGCAAAATGCCTTACAAAACATGCCAGTGGTCGGAGTTGAGGATGGAAGTTTCCAAAAGGGAATAACACGAAAAACGGTTCTTGCTGCAGTGTTGCTTAAGAGATATGCTCTTGAAGATGTACGAACAGCTGATATACTTGTTGACGGCTTAGACGCAACAGAAAAACTCATAAAACTCTTGCGTGGATGGATGTTTAACGTTGTTTTTCTCGCCGGCATTTCTTTTGCTGGTTTCAATGTTGCCGACCCGAAGAAGATTCATGAACAGTTTAGAACGCCTGTTATTGTGGTAACGCGAACCAAACCTGACAATATGGCAGTGAAAAGGGCTCTCCAACGTCATTTTGAAGATTGGGAGACACGGTGGGATGTTTTTGTGAAATTGGGACCTTTTCTTGGGATTGTTACCTCTGTTGGTAAGCAACCAATTTACGTTGCAACAATAGGCGAAAACCCCAGTTGGGCATGTAAACTCGTTAGAACATTGTGTGTTTGCGGTCGTGTTCCGGAGCCAATTCGCGTTGCGCGGCTAATTGCACGAGGGCTCTCCTAGTTAAATGGAATAATAGTGACTTCAAGCGTTTGAAGGTTCACTACTGGAACTTTTCCAGGAGTAGGAACCAGCCCGAGCCGGCGCATGTAACTTGTTTGTTCTTGCCATCCGCCTGAATTTACAACTAAGACTCCCCGATAATTTGTATGCCCTAAAACATGCACGTGACCAGCATGGAAAATGTCTGGGACGCGTTCTATAACGAGGAAGTCTCTGTTTTCTGGGGAAAGCGGAGTTTTTCCACCGTATGTTGGTGCTAAGTGGCGGCTCTGTAATAGTAGTTTCATGGCTTTTTCTGGGTGGTTAAAATCCATTCCGGGAATTGTGGAGGTAATGTCATCTAAGCTACGTCCGTGGTATAACAATAATTCTACATTGTGCAGACTTAAGAAGCAAGGGTTTCCAAACGAATGCACATTTCGTGATTCTTCTAATGTTTTCAAATAAGTGTTTGCAATTGCCGGTTGGGGCAAGGCTTTTCTTGGGGCGTCATGGTTTCCGGGTATAATTATTACTTCTATGTAGTCTGGTATCTGCTCAATATAATTTGCAGCAAGTTTATACTGTTCATACACATCACGCACAGCCAACTCTTTCACTTGGTTAGGATAAACTCCTATCCCGTCTACAATATCCCCCGCAACTAAAACATATTTAACGTGGCTTGCCATTTCCCTCATAGCGTCATTTCCATATTTGCCGTTAAGCCACAATATGAAACGACTGAACACTTCTCTTTGAAATTTTGTGCTACCAACGTGCATGTCTGAAGTTAAAACGGCATAAACTGGAACTGGGGCTTTGCGTTGAGGTTTTTGGGCGATGTCCGGTAAAATAATATCTTCAGCAATTAAGAGGTTGCTTCTGGTCTTTGCGACACTTAAACAAACAACTTGGTCAAGCATGAGTAAACGTGCTTTTTTCTGTAACTCTTCTGGCGCGTTCTGAGGCACGAGCACCATCGTGTTCGCATGTAAATCTTCAATTGTCAGTAGTATTTTCTGTTTGGATTCCCTCTTTTCTGTTATTATCCCTATTACTTTGAGTTTAGCGTTTGGAGGCGCCTTCAAAGCATCAATTACAGACGCTGCACTTTTAACGTCCACTCGCTGCCTCAGCAACTTTCCTATTCGTTCAAATCGGTCACGAAAATATCCAAGATAATCCTCTACTGTTCCATTTGAGCTCAGCTTGCCAGTCGGGTCATCAATAACCTTTATTTGAGCGTCAACTTCCTTCGCGTAGGCATGGAACGGTTTTTTCCCTTCAGTTATTTGCGGTTCTTTTAGTTCTTGTGGCTTTTCCTCTGGCAGCTGAATTACAATTTCTTTTGCAGACTCCGGCTTTTTGACCACTTCTTCCAAAAAACTTTTTTCAATAAACAGGGGCTTTTCCTTTTGAGTCTCTATTTTCTTTAATAACTTGCCTATGATTTCTGTTGGGTCTTCTGTTGCTGCTAACGTGCTTAAAAACTCGAACGCTTCCTTATTTAGCTGGTATCCTGCCGAAATTGTTAGTTCAACGGCTTTTTGTAGCTTTTCTATTCCGCTCATATGTGCATAGTTCTCCAATCTTGCCTTTTGGGCACTATTATGTAGCCTTCCGCCTTGTCTCCTATAGCTTCTGTGTGGTTATGTATATGGAGATAGGCTGTTAAAGCGGCTGTTATGGCGTCAAGCTCATGCGGTGTTAACACGCGAGTTCTTATGTCATCTTCTAATCCCATGTTCTTGAAAGCTGTTTGAATTTCTCCCCAATTTTTTAGCGGCATCCCCAAGGCTTTACGTGTTGAAGTAGGATGCACTTCTATTACGTTATATCCTTTTTCCCCTATTAATTTGTTCAATTTAATGGCACGTAATGTAAGCATTCTCATTGATGTCAAAACAGGCGGAAAAACACGGTACCCTTTCCTTATCATTTCTCTGTCTGCTTTTCTCAATAATCCTTTCCGAGGAAAACTAAATGGAGCATCTATTGCAATGAGGACTGGATCATATTTAGTAATATTCTCCAAAATTTCTTGGTCATCGTACAACAAACATGCCTTAATCTTCTTATTTTTCCAAAACGCCCATCCTGAAGGATTCTTTGGTGTTCCAGCTAAATCTATACCAATTATACATTCTTTCTTCAATTTCAACACACATGCTTAGATTTATAAATTGGCGTTTTGTTTAGATATGTTAATATTCGAAGTCTGAACATTAACTTTGAGAGTATGGCGATACGTATGAGCGAATTACGCAAAGTCCAACGTACTCCAACCGGAACCTTTTTCGTGTGTTTACCCCGCACTTGGGCGGAACAGTATGGTTTGAAAAAAGGGTCTATCGTAGCCATTAGCGAAACTGCCGATGGCAAGCTCTTGATAGACACCAAGTACAATGTGGAGCCTTCTCCCCTTACTGCCAACTTGAAGCCTGGACCATACTTGGGGCGTGAGATTATTGGCAAATATTTACTTGGATTTGACATTATTCGTGTTGAGTCAAAGGAACGTATTAGCTTTGAGGTGCGGGATGCTGTCAAAAAAACTGTTAGTCGTTTGGTTGGGTTAGAAATTATTGAAGAGGACTACGCAAAAATTGTTTTGCAATGTTTGCTTGAGCCGTCGGGGTTTCCGCCTGAGAAAATTCTCCGTCGCGGCTATGCGATTGTTTCGAGCATGCACCGAGATGTTGTTAACTCTTTTACTGACGGAGATGTACAGCTAGCTAAAAGCGTCATTGCGCGCGACGACGAAAGTAACAGGCTTTATTTTCTCTTAGTACGTATCTTGCGCACAATAATTCAGAATCCAAGTTTAAGCGACAAACTAGGTGTTAGCCCAATTGAGTGCTTGGATTACCGGTTAGCGGCAAGCCTTGTAGAAGCAATCGGAGATGAATGTGTGCGCGTGGCAATGAAAACTGTTGAGTTGAAAGAGACGAAGCTTGCTGAAGATTTAAAGAAACTGTTTGTAGACTTTCACATGCTCTGTTTTGAGGCTCACGAAAACGCATTAACTTCGTTTTTTGTGGGTGACATCGCCTTGGCGGAGAATGTGCGGAATATGCGAGAAAAAATTGACAAAGCATTTACTAACATTGAAAGGGTTGCACGGGCTCAGTCGCTCGATGTTGTGCCACAGATTCTAGCAGCGGCTTCGTTCTTAAGACAAATCTATGAACATAGTGTTGACATAGCGGATTTGGTCATGCCTAAAAGGTAAAGTCTAACTACTTTAGAAAGAAAGTTTTTCTACTTTTTGTGGAGCTTTGCTCAACGAAACATTTTCCTCTATTCTTAATTCACGGGAGTAGTGAACTTCGCCGTCTATGCGGCAATGAGATTCGATAACAACATTTTCGCCGTAAACATTCCTTGCGTAGGCTCCTTCTCTCATTAAAATTTGTTTTCCAAAGAGATCTCCCACACTAGCATTTTTGTTGATAACAACTCGCTCTGCTCTTATTGGCCCGTGAACCTTGCCTCTATGGCCGATCTCCACAAAACGCGCTGTCACGCCTTCCGTTGTTCTTATCGAGCCACCAACTTCCACATGGTCTTCTACCGTAACTTTTTTTGCACTTAATGCTCCGCCCACTTCGATATCTTTTGCGGTAATTTCCCCGCCTATTTCGACTATGCCTCCTACTTCCAATTCACTAGAAAGCTTCAAAGATTTGCCAACTTCCAATCTGCCACCTACATCGATTTCCACGCCTTCTGCTGCTCCAGTTATCTTTACTTTTCCGCCAACATCAATATCTTCAAAATTTAGGTCGCCTTTAACTTCTAATGAGCCTCCTACATCTATTTTGCGTCCCTTGTTTTTGTTGGAGAGACAGGCGATTCCGCCAACATCGATTTCTTCAAATTCTAATTGGTCATCTGACTCAAAGCTTCCGCCGACATTTATTTCGTCTATTTTTCCTCCTTTTACTTTGGCGGTTCCTCCTACCTCAAGTGTTTTGATGTTACTTTTTGATTCAATGAGGAGTCTTCCTCCCACGTCAACGTCGGCTGCTTCGACTTCGCCTTTGGCTCTGAAACTTCCGCCGACATCTATGCCTTCTGCCTTTAGTGCGCCTTCTACGTTTAGGCTTCCACCCACATCTATTTTTTCTGCGACCAAGTCTTTGCTGACATGTAATGCCTTGTCAATGTCCACATGCTTTGCGGCCATTTTTCCGTAGACCTTCAGTTGTCCATCTTCAATTTCAACTGAATTTTTTATTTCCAAGTTTCCATGAATAGTCACGTCGTCTTCTGCTTCTAGATTCTCCGCTGATAGGTCGCATTCGAAAGTGTTGTTTCCTTCGCAGTAAATGTTGCCGAGAACGTTTACTTTAGGAGGTGTTCCTTTTCCTTTTATGATTGAGTTTCTGCCAACTCTTAGGTCAGCATTTACTACATCTAAAGTTACAGTGCTTTTTGACGGGATAGTTATTTTTTCACTCATTTTAAATCCTCACCTTAATCTTTTTTACAATGTTTAAAAAGGGGACTCACATGTAGTGACTAGTTTTTGTCTCAATTGGTTGTTGTTCTTAGTTTGCAGTATGTTGCTTTTGCTCTTTCCATTTCTACCTTTGCCTTGCAGGTTTCATCTGTCTCAGTTCTAATTAATAATGCAGAATTTGACTTGGTTAACTTGATATTGATGTTTTTAATGAACCCAAACAGTTTTGCTCCTATAGTAACTTTCTTCTGCGATTCTCCCTTCAAACTTACCTCATTCTTTATATGACGTACCATTTTTCATTCACCTCGCTTTTTTAACTAAAACCAGATAACCTTCTTCACCTCTTAAAAGGCGACGCACATAAAGAGAACACATTCGGTAGTTACAATTTGTTACTGTTCCTCTAAAGCAGCGAAGAACTTTCGCATTCTCTTGAATGTTTCCAAATATTCCAAACCCCATTTTGTTGCTCTATACTTCTTTGCGTCGTTTACTGTTACTTCGCGAACAAATCCGTGAGAGACCAGAAAATTCAAGATCTTCTTTGTTCTGTCCACGGGCATGTTGGCGCCGTAAGAGATTCTTGTTAAGGAACATAGTCCCTTCATCGCTATTATTTCTATGATATTTGCGTAAATATCGTACTTTGTTCTTCTCTGTTCATTTGACAATGGTTGCTTCCTCAAATTACGTTACTATTAAATGCTGCATGCTTAATCTTAATTTTGGTGATGCCTATTGCATTCTACACCTTTCGGCGTCAAACAATACCACATTGCATGCAAAAAAGGCGACTTAACCAAATGTTTACTTGCACCCGGCGACCCTGACCGCGTTCCGAGAATTGCCCGCTTCTGGGATTCTGCTCATGAAGTTTCTTGCCACCGTGAGTTTCGAAGTTTCACAGGAAAATACAAGGGAGTTCCAATTTCTGCCATGTCCAGCGGTATTGGTCCTGCTTGCATGAGCATACTTGCTAATGAGGCTTCTCGCGTAGGCGTGGAGACATTTATTCGTGTGGGCAGCACGGGCGCGATACAAAAACACATTGAATGTGGCGATGTGATTATTTCCTCTGCTGCTGTACGCCTTGACTGCACAAGCAACTGTTACATTATGCCCGAATATCCCGCTGTTGCAAACTACGAAGTCTTATTGGCTTTGATTGAAGCGGCTGAATGCTTGGGCATAAGCAACTATCACGTGGGCGTGACAGCAACAACCGCAGATTTCTACGCTGGACAAGACCGCCCAACAAAAACAGCAAAAAATGGCAGTCTACTACTGGCATTACAAAAGGCTGGAGTGCTAAATTTCGAGATGGAAACCGCCACGTTATACACTCTTGCAAGTCTTCTCGGGTTACGCGCAGGTTCAATATGCGCTGTTTACGCCAACAGATGCACAAACGAATTTAAACCACAAGCAGGCGAAGAAACCGCAATAAAAATCGCAAACGAAGCAGTAAAAATACTTAATGAATGGGACAAAACAAAACATAAACGCAAAAAACAATGGTTTTTCCCATCGCTTCTCTCCGAATAATGAAAACTCTTTTAGAAGACAAACACGCTTCACCTAATTAAGCCGGGGTGGCGGAGCGGTTAACGCGCTGGCCTCGAGATCCACCAGCCTATATATAAGGGGGCTAGGAGAAAAAAGCACAAGCAAGCCAGTGGGCCTTCGGGCTCGCAAGGGTTCGAATCCCTTCCCCGGCGCCATAATGTTAAACTATTGATTGCGCAGAGTTTAAGTGTATGAAAGCGACTGCTGTTGCGCATCCTATTCAAGGCTTAATCAAGTATCATGGATTAAGAGATGAAAAGCTGAGAATTCCCTTTCACGATAGCATATCTGTTTGCATCGAAGCCTTGCACACTACGAGTACGGTTGAGACGGTCAATTCGTCAAAGAAAGACTCTGTGATAATAAATGGAAAAGAGGCTGTGGGCAAAGATTTTGAAAGAGTCGAAGCTGTTCTAAACAAGTTAAGAAACCTTACCAGCTATTCGGGAAGTTTCAAAGTTGTGTCCCAAAACAGTATAACTGG from Candidatus Bathyarchaeota archaeon A05DMB-5 includes:
- a CDS encoding ORC1-type DNA replication protein, translating into MDEADILDSVFQKFVTNAKIFKDREVLRHDYLPNRLPHREEQIRRLGETVAPVLKGARSSNVLIYGKTGTGKTAVTKYVLSHLEVKAKEFHAPARFCYLNCRMAGSEYRIFAALCQSVGVAVPFTGLSVGEVFDRFKNGLDASGIMLIIVLDEVDTLIKAHGDSVLYELTRINETLTKSKVSIVGISNDLRLKEYLDPRVLSSLSEEEIVFKPYDASELRNVLFERSKLAFFDNVLSDAALSLCAALAAAEHGDARRALDLLRVAGEIAERQGAMVVVEDHVREAEKSIEHNRVVETLKNLTLHSKLVLLSVYHLTKVDAQRAITGEIYDVYSELCGELGLAPLTQRRLGTLVSELDSMGLLNTKVVSMGRYGRTKKIRLEIARSSIRDVFANDGRLGRLVEYEAKCLTKHASGRS
- a CDS encoding DUF99 family protein; this encodes MPVVGVEDGSFQKGITRKTVLAAVLLKRYALEDVRTADILVDGLDATEKLIKLLRGWMFNVVFLAGISFAGFNVADPKKIHEQFRTPVIVVTRTKPDNMAVKRALQRHFEDWETRWDVFVKLGPFLGIVTSVGKQPIYVATIGENPSWACKLVRTLCVCGRVPEPIRVARLIARGLS
- a CDS encoding DNA-directed DNA polymerase II small subunit is translated as MSGIEKLQKAVELTISAGYQLNKEAFEFLSTLAATEDPTEIIGKLLKKIETQKEKPLFIEKSFLEEVVKKPESAKEIVIQLPEEKPQELKEPQITEGKKPFHAYAKEVDAQIKVIDDPTGKLSSNGTVEDYLGYFRDRFERIGKLLRQRVDVKSAASVIDALKAPPNAKLKVIGIITEKRESKQKILLTIEDLHANTMVLVPQNAPEELQKKARLLMLDQVVCLSVAKTRSNLLIAEDIILPDIAQKPQRKAPVPVYAVLTSDMHVGSTKFQREVFSRFILWLNGKYGNDAMREMASHVKYVLVAGDIVDGIGVYPNQVKELAVRDVYEQYKLAANYIEQIPDYIEVIIIPGNHDAPRKALPQPAIANTYLKTLEESRNVHSFGNPCFLSLHNVELLLYHGRSLDDITSTIPGMDFNHPEKAMKLLLQSRHLAPTYGGKTPLSPENRDFLVIERVPDIFHAGHVHVLGHTNYRGVLVVNSGGWQEQTSYMRRLGLVPTPGKVPVVNLQTLEVTIIPFN
- a CDS encoding DUF429 domain-containing protein — encoded protein: MKKECIIGIDLAGTPKNPSGWAFWKNKKIKACLLYDDQEILENITKYDPVLIAIDAPFSFPRKGLLRKADREMIRKGYRVFPPVLTSMRMLTLRAIKLNKLIGEKGYNVIEVHPTSTRKALGMPLKNWGEIQTAFKNMGLEDDIRTRVLTPHELDAITAALTAYLHIHNHTEAIGDKAEGYIIVPKRQDWRTMHI
- a CDS encoding phosphate uptake regulator PhoU, producing the protein MSELRKVQRTPTGTFFVCLPRTWAEQYGLKKGSIVAISETADGKLLIDTKYNVEPSPLTANLKPGPYLGREIIGKYLLGFDIIRVESKERISFEVRDAVKKTVSRLVGLEIIEEDYAKIVLQCLLEPSGFPPEKILRRGYAIVSSMHRDVVNSFTDGDVQLAKSVIARDDESNRLYFLLVRILRTIIQNPSLSDKLGVSPIECLDYRLAASLVEAIGDECVRVAMKTVELKETKLAEDLKKLFVDFHMLCFEAHENALTSFFVGDIALAENVRNMREKIDKAFTNIERVARAQSLDVVPQILAAASFLRQIYEHSVDIADLVMPKR
- a CDS encoding polymer-forming cytoskeletal protein, coding for MSEKITIPSKSTVTLDVVNADLRVGRNSIIKGKGTPPKVNVLGNIYCEGNNTFECDLSAENLEAEDDVTIHGNLEIKNSVEIEDGQLKVYGKMAAKHVDIDKALHVSKDLVAEKIDVGGSLNVEGALKAEGIDVGGSFRAKGEVEAADVDVGGRLLIESKSNIKTLEVGGTAKVKGGKIDEINVGGSFESDDQLEFEEIDVGGIACLSNKNKGRKIDVGGSLEVKGDLNFEDIDVGGKVKITGAAEGVEIDVGGRLEVGKSLKLSSELEVGGIVEIGGEITAKDIEVGGALSAKKVTVEDHVEVGGSIRTTEGVTARFVEIGHRGKVHGPIRAERVVINKNASVGDLFGKQILMREGAYARNVYGENVVIESHCRIDGEVHYSRELRIEENVSLSKAPQKVEKLSF
- a CDS encoding nucleoside phosphorylase, with translation MHSTPFGVKQYHIACKKGDLTKCLLAPGDPDRVPRIARFWDSAHEVSCHREFRSFTGKYKGVPISAMSSGIGPACMSILANEASRVGVETFIRVGSTGAIQKHIECGDVIISSAAVRLDCTSNCYIMPEYPAVANYEVLLALIEAAECLGISNYHVGVTATTADFYAGQDRPTKTAKNGSLLLALQKAGVLNFEMETATLYTLASLLGLRAGSICAVYANRCTNEFKPQAGEETAIKIANEAVKILNEWDKTKHKRKKQWFFPSLLSE